A region from the Methylovorus glucosotrophus genome encodes:
- a CDS encoding NADH-quinone oxidoreductase subunit D: protein MAEIRNYTMNFGPQHPAAHGVLRLVLELDGEVIQRADPHIGLLHRATEKLAENRTYLQSVPYMDRLDYVSMMANEHAYVMAIEKLLGLEVPIRAQYIRVMFDEITRVLNHLLWLGAHALDVGAMTVFLYAFREREDLFDCYEAVSGARMHAAYYRPGGVYRDLPARMPQYESSTVRAKDEIKRLNENRQGSLLDFIEDFTNRFPGYVDEYETLLTDNRIWKQRTVGIGVVTPERALALGLSGPMLRGSGFAWDLRKKQPYEVYDKMDFDIPVGVNGDCYDRYLVRIEEMRQSNRIIKQCIDWLRKNPGPVITDNHKVAPPAREGMKQDMESLIHHFKLFTEGFHVPAGEAYAAVEHPKGEFGIYLISDGANKPYRLKIRAPGFPHLAALDEMTRGHMIADLVAIIGTQDIVFGEIDR from the coding sequence ATGGCTGAAATTCGTAACTACACCATGAACTTCGGTCCCCAGCACCCGGCTGCGCACGGCGTGCTGCGACTGGTGCTGGAGCTGGATGGCGAAGTCATCCAGCGGGCCGATCCGCACATTGGCCTGTTGCACCGTGCGACGGAAAAGCTGGCCGAGAATCGCACCTATCTGCAGTCCGTGCCTTATATGGATCGCCTCGATTATGTGTCGATGATGGCGAACGAGCATGCCTATGTCATGGCGATTGAAAAGCTGCTTGGGCTCGAAGTCCCCATCCGCGCCCAATACATCCGCGTGATGTTCGATGAAATTACCCGCGTGCTGAATCACCTGCTGTGGCTGGGTGCGCATGCGCTGGACGTGGGGGCGATGACGGTATTCCTGTACGCGTTCCGCGAGCGTGAAGACCTGTTTGACTGCTATGAAGCCGTCTCTGGCGCTCGCATGCACGCTGCTTACTACCGGCCTGGCGGTGTCTATCGTGATTTGCCAGCCCGTATGCCGCAATACGAAAGCTCGACGGTACGCGCCAAGGATGAAATCAAGCGCCTCAATGAAAATCGCCAGGGCTCCTTGCTCGACTTTATTGAAGACTTTACCAACCGCTTCCCAGGCTATGTGGACGAATACGAAACCCTGCTGACTGATAACCGTATCTGGAAGCAGCGTACAGTGGGTATTGGCGTGGTGACGCCTGAGCGTGCCTTGGCGCTGGGCTTGTCCGGTCCCATGCTGCGCGGTTCTGGTTTCGCCTGGGACCTGCGCAAGAAACAGCCTTACGAAGTCTACGACAAGATGGATTTCGACATCCCGGTGGGCGTAAATGGCGATTGCTATGACCGTTACCTGGTGCGTATCGAAGAAATGCGCCAATCCAACCGCATCATCAAGCAATGCATAGACTGGCTGCGCAAAAATCCTGGCCCGGTGATTACTGACAATCACAAGGTGGCACCACCCGCCCGTGAAGGCATGAAGCAGGACATGGAGTCCTTGATTCACCACTTCAAGCTGTTTACCGAAGGCTTTCATGTGCCCGCCGGAGAAGCCTATGCAGCGGTGGAACACCCCAAGGGTGAGTTTGGCATTTACCTGATTTCGGATGGGGCGAACAAGCCTTATCGTTTGAAAATTCGTGCGCCTGGTTTTCCGCATCTGGCAGCGCTGGATGAAATGACGCGCGGCCACATGATTGCCGACCTGGTGGCCATTATCGGTACACAGGATATCGTTTTCGGGGAGATTGATCGCTAA
- the nuoE gene encoding NADH-quinone oxidoreductase subunit NuoE, whose translation MLSQESLAKIDRELTKYPADRRQAAVMSALRIAQDEKGWLSKDTVAFVAEYLGIPPIAALEVASFYNMYELEPVGQYKITVCTNISCMLRDSDVIVDHLQERLGIGFNETTPDGKFTLKEGECMGCCGGAPLFHINNKRMCEFLTKEKVDAILEELK comes from the coding sequence ATGTTGTCTCAGGAATCCCTCGCCAAGATTGATCGCGAATTGACCAAATACCCGGCTGACCGTCGTCAGGCAGCCGTCATGTCCGCCTTGCGTATTGCCCAGGACGAAAAAGGCTGGTTGTCCAAAGATACAGTGGCCTTTGTGGCGGAGTATCTGGGCATCCCGCCGATTGCCGCTCTGGAAGTCGCCAGTTTCTACAATATGTATGAACTGGAACCGGTAGGGCAGTACAAGATCACCGTCTGTACCAATATCTCCTGCATGCTGCGTGACTCCGATGTCATTGTGGACCATTTGCAGGAGCGCCTCGGTATCGGCTTCAACGAAACCACGCCTGATGGCAAATTCACACTCAAAGAAGGCGAGTGCATGGGCTGTTGCGGCGGTGCGCCTTTGTTCCATATCAACAACAAGCGCATGTGTGAATTCCTGACCAAGGAAAAAGTGGATGCGATTCTGGAGGAGTTGAAGTAA
- a CDS encoding NADH-quinone oxidoreductase subunit C — protein sequence MSSRLQQLTANIESALGDKLGRLVSHVGELTIECSVANMLDVCLILRDHPSLKFEQLIDLCGVDYAEYGEGSWSGLRFATVYHFLSISLNQRVRLRVFAADDDFPVLPTLVDMWPVANWFERESFDLYGIMYEGHPDLRRLLTDYGFVGHPFRKDFPMIGNVEMRYDPEQQRVIYQPVTIDPRNNVPRVIRDEGFHHG from the coding sequence ATGAGCTCCCGTCTGCAACAACTTACCGCCAATATCGAGTCGGCGCTTGGAGACAAGCTGGGCCGTCTGGTGAGCCATGTCGGCGAATTGACGATTGAATGCTCGGTTGCCAATATGCTGGATGTCTGCCTTATCCTGCGAGACCATCCTTCGCTTAAGTTTGAACAGCTGATTGATCTCTGTGGCGTCGACTATGCCGAGTATGGGGAGGGCAGCTGGAGCGGGCTGCGTTTTGCCACGGTCTACCATTTTCTTTCCATCAGCTTGAACCAGCGTGTACGTTTGCGGGTATTCGCAGCAGATGATGATTTTCCCGTACTTCCTACGCTGGTGGATATGTGGCCGGTTGCCAACTGGTTTGAACGCGAGTCCTTCGACCTTTACGGCATCATGTATGAAGGCCATCCTGATTTGCGCCGCCTGCTCACCGACTATGGTTTTGTAGGCCACCCTTTCCGCAAGGATTTCCCGATGATAGGCAATGTGGAAATGCGCTATGACCCTGAGCAACAGCGCGTCATTTATCAGCCAGTGACGATTGATCCCCGCAACAACGTGCCACGCGTTATTCGTGACGAGGGCTTCCATCATGGCTGA
- the nuoF gene encoding NADH-quinone oxidoreductase subunit NuoF — protein MAAFDTPVQHRSDKETLVCLRTLGQPDPASLQAYLNVGGYKQLQRLVQDKVKATDVITQVKLSGLRGRGGAGFPTGLKWSFMPRYYDGTKYLVCNTDEGEPGTFKDRDIIRYNPHQLIEGMAIAAYTLGARVGYNYIHGEIWQDYEIFERALDEARAAGFIGENLFGTTFSFDLFAVHGYGAYICGEETALIESIEGKKGQPRFKPPFPASYGVFGKPTNVNNTESYTSIPWILEHGGDAFQALGVPNSGGTKLFSVSGHVERPGNYEVRMGVPFTELLDIAGGVWKGRQLKAVIPGGPSTAVMPAAAIMGATMDYDGLSKAGSSLGAGSMIVMDETTCMVKTLKRLSYFFYEESCGQCTPCREGTGWLYRVVKRIVEGEGRMGDLDLLTDVSSNISGRTICALGDAAATPVLSFIKHFRPEFEYYIQHGKSMVTGKAE, from the coding sequence ATGGCTGCTTTTGATACGCCTGTTCAACATCGCTCCGACAAGGAAACTCTGGTCTGCCTGCGCACGCTGGGGCAGCCTGATCCCGCATCGCTGCAAGCCTATCTGAATGTGGGCGGCTACAAGCAATTGCAACGCCTGGTGCAGGATAAGGTGAAAGCCACCGACGTCATCACTCAGGTCAAGCTTTCCGGTCTGCGCGGCCGCGGTGGCGCTGGTTTTCCTACCGGCCTCAAGTGGAGCTTCATGCCGCGTTATTACGATGGCACCAAGTATCTGGTATGCAATACCGATGAAGGCGAGCCCGGTACCTTCAAGGACCGCGACATCATCCGCTACAACCCGCACCAACTGATCGAAGGCATGGCCATCGCCGCCTATACGCTGGGTGCGCGCGTCGGCTACAACTACATACACGGTGAAATCTGGCAGGACTACGAGATCTTCGAGCGTGCGCTGGATGAAGCGCGTGCTGCTGGCTTCATAGGCGAAAACCTGTTCGGCACCACCTTCAGTTTTGATCTGTTTGCCGTGCATGGCTATGGCGCTTACATCTGCGGTGAAGAAACTGCACTGATCGAGTCGATTGAAGGCAAGAAGGGCCAGCCGCGTTTCAAGCCGCCATTCCCCGCCAGTTACGGTGTGTTCGGCAAGCCGACCAATGTCAACAATACCGAGTCCTACACCTCGATTCCCTGGATACTTGAGCATGGTGGCGATGCCTTCCAGGCGCTGGGTGTGCCAAACTCAGGCGGCACCAAGCTGTTTTCGGTGTCCGGTCATGTCGAGCGCCCGGGCAATTACGAAGTGCGCATGGGCGTGCCGTTTACCGAACTGCTCGATATCGCCGGTGGCGTCTGGAAAGGTCGCCAGCTTAAGGCCGTGATTCCTGGTGGTCCATCGACGGCCGTCATGCCCGCTGCCGCCATCATGGGTGCGACCATGGATTACGACGGCTTGTCCAAGGCGGGTTCAAGCCTGGGTGCAGGATCCATGATCGTGATGGATGAAACCACCTGCATGGTGAAAACCCTGAAACGTCTCTCGTATTTCTTCTATGAAGAATCCTGCGGTCAATGCACGCCGTGCCGTGAAGGTACAGGCTGGCTTTACCGCGTGGTGAAACGTATTGTCGAGGGTGAAGGTCGCATGGGCGATCTTGATCTTCTGACCGATGTGAGCAGCAATATCTCCGGCCGCACGATTTGCGCGCTGGGC